A single genomic interval of Cucumis sativus cultivar 9930 chromosome 5, Cucumber_9930_V3, whole genome shotgun sequence harbors:
- the LOC101213067 gene encoding glucan endo-1,3-beta-glucosidase 12 has protein sequence MLLPSSFLTFSLFLFFLSLSHPSNSLTTIGVTFSASPNSTHRLHPPDSVPKAIDSLKLTAVRLEDSDPNVIRAFAYTNITLLLTIPNSMVSPIAANRSAALQWLYIHVVPFYPRTIITTISVGNNFLEASPDLTTLLLPAIRNVYTALRNLGIRQISVSTTFSFVSIMANPFPPSAARFQDPVSDDVIRPLLQFLRDTNSSFLINIYPYNLYRLISEIPIAYALFQNHPFNFRDDVVTGVRYRNLFDSMIDAVISAMAVAGHENVQLIVTETGWPSFGTDPSEVEANPAYAEMYLKGLVAHLKSGFGTPLRREGVMQTYIYQLFDGEEEQGARPVRKWGLLYPNMTKKYDVVFSNSARIGEQRAILTIAACCFGVFVLTKLW, from the coding sequence ATGTTGCTCCCCTCATCCTTCCTtaccttttctctctttctcttctttctctcactTTCCCATCCATCCAACTCCCTCACTACAATCGGTGTCACCTTCTCTGCCTCCCCCAACTCCACCCACCGCCTCCACCCACCCGACTCAGTGCCCAAAGCCATTGATTCCCTCAAACTCACCGCCGTCAGACTCGAAGATTCCGATCCCAACGTAATCCGAGCCTTCGCCTACACCAACATCACCCTTCTCCTCACAATCCCTAATTCCATGGTCTCCCCCATCGCCGCCAATCGCTCCGCCGCTCTCCAATGGCTTTACATTCATGTCGTCCCCTTCTACCCTCGGACCATCATCACCACTATCTCCGTTGGTAACAACTTTCTCGAAGCATCTCCTGACTTAACGACGCTTCTATTACCGGCAATCAGAAATGTTTACACGGCGCTCCGAAATTTGGGGATTCGTCAAATTTCGGTTTCCACTACGTTTTCGTTCGTCAGTATAATGGCAAATCCGTTCCCTCCTTCGGCGGCTAGGTTTCAAGATCCTGTTTCCGATGATGTGATTAGGCCTTTGCTTCAGTTTCTTCGAGACACTAATTCGTCGTTCTTGATCAATATTTACCCTTACAATTTGTACCGATTGATCTCCGAAATCCCAATTGCGTATGCTCTGTTTCAAAATCACCCTTTCAATTTCAGAGATGATGTGGTCACTGGTGTCCGGTACCGGAATCTTTTTGACTCCATGATAGATGCAGTGATTAGTGCAATGGCTGTGGCCGGACACGAGAATGTTCAATTGATCGTGACGGAGACTGGATGGCCAAGCTTTGGGACTGACCCCAGCGAGGTCGAAGCGAATCCTGCATACGCGGAAATGTACCTGAAGGGGTTGGTTGCACACCTGAAATCGGGTTTCGGAACGCCGTTGAGGAGGGAAGGAGTGATGCAAACTTACATATATCAGCTGTTTGATGGGGAAGAAGAACAGGGAGCTCGACCTGTGCGAAAATGGGGGCTTCTGTATCCCAATATGACAAA